One region of Camelus bactrianus isolate YW-2024 breed Bactrian camel chromosome 20, ASM4877302v1, whole genome shotgun sequence genomic DNA includes:
- the LOC105061656 gene encoding olfactory receptor 2B11-like: MKHMNESFPEDFILMGFTKYPWLDLPLFFVLLISYMFTLLGNIAIILVSQLDSQLQSPMYFFLTNLSFLDFCFSTTTIPQMLFNLGGPNKNITYVGCMVQAYVFHWLGCTECVLLGTMALDRYVAVCKPLTYSVIMNHKLCLLLSSTAWLIGLANSLLQSTLTVQLPLCGNQELDHFFCELPGLIKMACVDTTVNELTLAVVATFLIMGPLSMILVSYGYITQAVFRIPSANGRLKAFNTCSSHFLVVSLFYGPGIYIYMQPSADHPQDLIKALTLFYCVITPMANPFIYTLRNKDVKSALRRLLRRAILSKRI, encoded by the coding sequence ATGAAACACATGAATGAAAGTTTTCCAGAGGATTTCATTCTCATGGGCTTTACCAAATATCCATGGTTGGatcttcctctcttctttgtccTCCTAATCTCCTACATGTTCACACTCTTGGGAAACATTGCTATTATTCTGGTCTCTCAACTAGATTCCCAGCTCCAAAGTCCTATGTATTTCTTCCTCACAAACCTCTCCTTTTTGGACTTCTGTTTCAGCACCACGACTATACCCCAAATGCTGTTCAACTTAGGGGGTCCCAACAAGAACATCACTTATGTAGGCTGTATGGTCCAGGCCTATGTATTTCACTGGCTAGGTTGTACGGAATGTGTCCTGCTTGGCACCATGGCCTTAGACCGCTATGTGGCTGTGTGTAAGCCTCTGACGTATTCTGTCATCATGAACCACAAGCTCTGCCTGCTACTCTCCAGCACTGCTTGGCTCATTGGTCTGGCCAATTCACTACTGCAGTCCACACTCACAGTCCAGCTGCCCTTGTGCGGGAACCAGGAACTGGATCACTTCTTTTGCGAGTTGCCTGGCCTGATTAAGATGGCTTGCGTGGACACCACAGTCAATGAGCTTACTTTAGCAGTGGTGGCCACCTTCCTCATAATGGGTCCCCTCTCCATGATTCTTGTCTCTTATGGTTACATTACCCAAGCTGTGTTTCGAATTCCTTCTGCCAATGGGAGACTTAAGGCCTTTAACACTTGTTCATCGCACTTTCTGGTGGTGTCTTTATTTTATGGGCCTGGCATCTACATCTATATGCAGCCCTCAGCGGATCACCCTCAAGACCTTATCAAAGCTCTGACGCTGTTTTACTGTGTTATTACTCCCATGGCCAATCCATTCATCTACACCCTGAGAAACAAGGATGTTAAAAGCGCTTTGAGGAGACTTCTGAGGAGGGCCATTTTGTCCAAgagaatatga
- the ZSCAN23 gene encoding zinc finger and SCAN domain-containing protein 23, producing MQKGLLAVKVKEEEGNHAYREESGLSRENPHTREIFRRRFRQFCYQETPGPREAFQRLQELCHQWLRPEMHTKEQILELLVLEQFLTILPEELQAWVREHRPVSGEEAVTVLEDLERELDEPGEQVPTNEHEQEELGKEKATPGGAQESSSGQLQTMEKQPQCNLQEVCRVQEIDDEAGAGNVELAPKRELFKEMKLLVKVPENLNGDIIQMPDCEETCDQEGRLERQRVSSSVERPYVCCECGKSFTQNSILIEHQRTHTGEKPYECEECGRAFSQRSGLFQHQRLHTGEKRYQCNVCGKAFSQNAGLFHHLRIHTGEKPYQCNQCSKSFSRRSVLIKHQRIHTGERPYECEECGKNFVYHCNLIQHRKVHPMAQSS from the exons ATGCAGAAGGGACTTCTAGCAGTGAAAGtaaaagaggaagaggggaacCATGCCTATAGGGAAGAATCTGGCCTGTCAAGAGAGAACCCTCACACCAGAGAGATCTTCCGTAGACGCTTCCGGCAATTCTGCTACCAGGAGACACCTGGGCCCCGAGAGGCTTTTCAAAGACTCCAGGAGCTCTGCCATCAGTGGCTGAGACCAGAGATGCACACCAAGGAGCAGATCCTGGAGCTGCTGGTGCTGGAGCAGTTCCTGACCATCCTTCCTGAGGAGCTCCAAGCCTGGGTGAGAGAGCACCGCCCAGTGAGTGGAGAAGAGGCAGTCACTGTGCTGGAGGATCTGGAGAGAGAGCTGGATGAACCAggagagcag GTCCCAACCAATGAGCATGAACAGGAAGAGCTTGGGAAGGAGAAAGCAACTCCAGGAGGTGCCCAGGAGTCATCAAGTGGCCAGCTCCAAACCATGGAGAAGCAGCCTCAGTGTAACTTGCAAGAGGTGTGCCGGGTTCAGGAGATCG ATgatgaggctggggctgggaatGTGGAGTTAGCCCCAAAGAGGGAgctgtttaaagaaatgaaattgcttGTGAAAGTACCTGAGAACCTGAATGGTGATATTATTCAAATGCCTGACTGTGAAGAGACCTGTGATCAGGAAGGCAGATTGGAAAGGCAACGGGTAAGCTCTTCAGTGGAGAGACCCTACGTCTGCTGTGAATGTGGGAAAAGTTTCACCCAGAATTCCATCCTCATCGAGCACCAGAGGACGCACACGGGCGAGAAGCCCTATGAGTGTGAGGAATGCGGGCGGGCCTTCAGCCAGCGGTCAGGCCTGTTCCAGCACCAGAGGctccacaccggggagaagcgCTACCAGTGCAATGTTTGCGGCAAAGCCTTTAGCCAGAACGCTGGGCTTTTCCATCACCTCAGGATCCACACTGGGGAGAAACCTTACCAGTGCAATCAGTGCAGTAAGAGCTTTAGTCGACGTTCTGTCCTCATtaaacatcagagaattcacactggagagagACCTTATGAATGTGAAGAATGTGGCAAGAACTTCGTTTACCATTGCAACCTCATTCAGCATCGGAAGGTCCACCCTATGGCTCAGTCCAGCTAG